The following coding sequences are from one Shewanella eurypsychrophilus window:
- the ftsB gene encoding cell division protein FtsB, translated as MKRFLFVLIALLGLLQYQLWFGVNSLPGSVLLREQIALQQEGNAKLVARNQVLREEIIDLSSGTEALEERARNELGMIKKDETFFRVVGERLKPAN; from the coding sequence ATGAAACGTTTTCTATTTGTGTTGATTGCCTTATTAGGCCTACTTCAATACCAGTTATGGTTTGGTGTTAACAGTCTTCCTGGATCCGTGCTGCTTCGTGAGCAAATAGCACTTCAGCAAGAGGGTAATGCCAAATTGGTTGCACGAAATCAAGTGTTGCGAGAAGAGATTATCGATCTTAGTAGTGGTACAGAGGCGCTTGAAGAGCGTGCCCGTAACGAGCTAGGTATGATAAAAAAAGATGAAACATTTTTTCGTGTCGTTGGTGAACGTCTAAAACCTGCAAATTAA
- the ispF gene encoding 2-C-methyl-D-erythritol 2,4-cyclodiphosphate synthase, whose product MNIRIGHGFDVHKFGGDKPLLLGGVQVPYECGLIAHSDGDVVLHAISDAILGSLALGDIGKHFPDTDEAFKGADSRQLLRHCYALIQAKGFELGNLDVTIIAQAPKMAPHIQAIRTVLSQDLNTSIDDINVKATTTEKLGFTGRKEGIAVEAVVLVAKQAL is encoded by the coding sequence ATGAATATACGTATTGGCCATGGTTTTGATGTGCATAAGTTTGGTGGCGATAAGCCACTGCTACTCGGTGGTGTGCAAGTTCCTTATGAGTGTGGTTTGATAGCGCACTCTGATGGGGATGTTGTCTTGCATGCAATCTCTGATGCTATTTTAGGCTCACTGGCTCTTGGGGACATTGGTAAGCATTTTCCCGATACCGATGAAGCATTTAAAGGAGCAGATAGCCGTCAATTGCTTCGCCATTGTTATGCATTGATCCAGGCTAAAGGGTTCGAACTGGGTAATCTCGATGTCACCATTATTGCTCAAGCGCCTAAAATGGCGCCTCATATACAAGCGATTCGTACCGTGCTCAGTCAAGATTTAAATACCAGCATTGATGATATCAATGTTAAAGCCACAACGACCGAAAAGCTTGGCTTTACAGGCCGAAAAGAGGGCATTGCCGTCGAAGCTGTAGTGCTTGTAGCCAAACAAGCTTTATAA
- the ispD gene encoding 2-C-methyl-D-erythritol 4-phosphate cytidylyltransferase codes for MNTPQDQIVAIVPAAGIGSRMGADIPKQYLKLGEDTILSLTLKLLLSHPKIERVIVALHPQDDLFTSLPQSSHPKLKSVIGGKERADSVQSCLEHLDDEYWVMVHDAARPCLTHNDIDKLIDSRQLFPQGAILAAPVRDTMKRSDSQGVITETVCRELLWHALTPQFFPVKALKENLANALAAKANITDEASAMEWAGFSPGLVTGRADNIKITHPDDLQLAALFLSQRTKG; via the coding sequence ATGAACACTCCCCAAGATCAGATTGTTGCTATCGTTCCCGCTGCAGGTATTGGTAGCCGGATGGGCGCAGACATTCCTAAACAGTATTTGAAGTTGGGTGAAGATACTATTCTATCTTTGACGTTAAAACTGCTGTTATCTCACCCCAAAATTGAGCGTGTTATCGTTGCGCTTCATCCACAAGACGACCTATTTACCTCTTTGCCGCAATCTAGTCATCCTAAGCTTAAATCCGTTATAGGCGGTAAAGAACGTGCTGACTCTGTTCAGTCTTGTCTCGAGCATTTAGATGATGAATATTGGGTCATGGTGCACGATGCCGCTCGTCCATGTTTAACCCATAATGATATCGATAAACTCATAGATTCAAGACAATTGTTTCCTCAAGGCGCTATACTGGCAGCCCCCGTACGAGATACCATGAAACGAAGTGACTCTCAGGGAGTGATCACAGAAACAGTGTGTCGAGAATTGTTATGGCACGCTTTAACGCCGCAGTTTTTTCCTGTAAAAGCACTAAAAGAAAACTTGGCAAACGCGCTTGCTGCTAAGGCTAATATTACCGACGAAGCCTCAGCAATGGAATGGGCAGGCTTTTCACCTGGCCTTGTGACTGGACGAGCGGATAATATTAAGATCACTCACCCTGATGACTTGCAACTTGCGGCGTTATTTTTAAGTCAACGGACGAAAGGCTAG